In Xenopus laevis strain J_2021 chromosome 2S, Xenopus_laevis_v10.1, whole genome shotgun sequence, a genomic segment contains:
- the LOC108709373 gene encoding uncharacterized protein C6orf132 homolog, with the protein MKKGTLNKLFGKKNANNNSLYAENPPWMLPQGNMKSSADYHDMPSSYSFLDDSGSATLKARPGPRIRPLLPVSTNSMAVPTPSVPEVFVEHHPIENGLNLNGHYRMYSSIGDLRGNMHYDDYPEEIPAPPSMPPPPPPNMPPPDPPHESPLSPSESCPGTPSPPDLIPPTPNSTALSVPNFVPPPPPLLSNQQLQSASKWKSETVLNNLPNDLPVGLPNRISLNPSIFQPSHGQTNSNMDPNSSLPRLFKVPPPAPTRTSSIQLQEYIDQQTDNTRYTKDPPPSPMQSSFNPTMQAKLFSTGREQSSLNDILNKRKSMIIMDTPSEAKSMETSHTIEIASAINTNTESYGLTDLKAKMDVSLPGKTESGNNKVNSNSADQENTALNTSKEHCFRENPEKQTSKVRQINNDFASTMSGKNSVKEGSKAFEDRTALKKDSYVSEMSKSSKPTVNIISLKLILGENQKLFNTNPHSKKDEDIQKPLDAMAGGSNTEPVKVIKTPLSPPPVAPPPPPIVVPSNPPSVPPAPPLPAALTTAPISLTTSSPLLLSKKASATNLHPPPPPPPPPPAPQPTGSQSSPKAATLSASPVLPSMAPPQPPKAPPAPPPLPPFATSSVQISPSTPPKILHIKDDTFKEIHSKHISAETRHTQPSFINTDNDQKINVGKIKQELEALLSSPVKEDLKVGSLKQFQHGPESPKKTPNDKVASLRGGENTLVNSLMMKVPLLPKQPVVEDTDTDTSEWLPKNNMTDIKIPEPDYLPASSQPIYNYKQPASYTMTKKITVESAPHPMTEEITVESAPHSITKEIIVELTPHPMIKEITVESAPLPTKSSDELNTGETLIPSYKPHHARRVSAGSWTTVPVSSVPSKSEPVLSLKADTDQEPKEASPPLASLVKSTLSLRENESAFNHPVTGEKVDECSPMALLMAAKKRAQKGSRSIERSNLPKVSVSNGVVLSSLTSHNSDINNPKTFVVVPRDETTQQALLKGSSSYLNDSGTVSFLGSSTDKYENNLEWIDQGQPKPTVSIQMFDSQHPSEDNTRRWSILNSSSTNKIQDSLSPQIKVIHPIAKNNISPKVEKFNISSFPSSSPVLGTNDEMGYKMIPPPAQFMNNPTVPNMSIHNTEQKERSFIYGNNIISDYSKPSYEQNYKSNQTIISQTINSRDRYLDDHSITGLSRDSHKGSLIKKRLYMPEPETSINYGKTSTLRSAALPTPYSHRLPQTSPTMVFDPRRTNSTTRYLAQGRRVSTENLIRAVPSQSDMKYNAQNPEYPASRPSRPQTSYQGLTFSVRPGTRQPISNTYQGGYL; encoded by the exons AGCATGGCAGTGCCCACACCTTCTGTACCAGAGGTATTTGTTGAACATCATCCAATTG AGAATGGATTAAATCTAAATGGGCACTACAGAATGTACAGCTCTATAGGAGATCTGAGGGGAAATATGCATTATGATGATTATCCTGAAGAAATACCCGCACCTCCATCTATGCCGCCACCACCACCTCCTAACATGCCACCCCCTGATCCACCTCATGAAAGCCCACTTTCACCTTCAGAGTCTTGTCCTGGGACCCCTAGTCCACCAGACCTAATACCACCCACACCCAACTCCACTGCACTTTCAGTGCCCAATTTTGTTCCTCCACCTCCTCCATTACTCAGTAACCAGCAATTACAGAGTGCATCGAAATGGAAATCTGAAACTGTTCTGAATAATCTGCCCAATGATCTACCAGTGGGTTTACCAAACAGAATCTCCTTAAATCCTTCCATTTTTCAACCAAGCCACGGACAAACAAATTCCAATATGGATCCCAATTCCAGTTTGCCAAGATTATTCAAAGTACCACCTCCTGCCCCAACAAGGACATCATCAATACAACTGCAAGAATATATTGACCAGCAGACTGATAATACTAGATATACTAAAGATCCTCCACCATCTCCAATGCAATCAAGTTTTAATCCAACTATGCAGGCCAAACTTTTTTCAACAGGCCGGGAACAGTCTTCATTAAATGATATACTAAACAAAAGAAAATCTATGATCATAATGGATACACCAAGTGAAGCCAAAAGTATGGAGACCAGTCACACAATTGAAATTGCTAGTGCTATTAATACAAATACAGAAAGCTATGGTTTAACAGATCTAAAAGCTAAAATGGATGTTTCACTGCCAGGAAAAACTGAGAGTGGCAACAACAAAGTTAATTCAAATAGTGCTGACCAAGAAAATACAGCATTAAATACCTCTAAGGAGCATTGTTTCAGAGAAAATCCTGAGAAACAAACCAGTAAGGTCAGGCAAATTAACAATGACTTTGCATCAACAATGTCAGGGAAAAATAGTGTTAAGGAAGGGTCCAAAGCATTCGAGGATAGGACAGCATTGAAAAAAGACAGCTATGTATCAGAGATGTCAAAAAGCTCAAAGCCCACTGTTAACATTATTTCACTTAAACTTATATTAGGAGAAAATCAAAAACTATTTAATACCAATCCACATTCTAAAAAAGATGAGGATATACAGAAGCCGTTAGATGCCATGGCAGGTGGATCAAATACAGAACCAGTAAAAGTGATTAAAACTCCTCTATCCCCACCTCCAGTggcccctccacctcctccaatTGTAGTGCCATCAAATCCACCATCAGTTCCACCAGCTCCACCTCTCCCTGCAGCACTCACAACAGCACCCATTTCTCTAACAACAAGTTCACCACTATTACTATCAAAGAAGGCATCTGCCACAAATCTCCAtcctccaccacctcctccacCCCCTCCCCCAGCTCCCCAGCCAACAGGCTCTCAATCATCACCGAAAGCTGCAACTCTCAGTGCTTCACCAGTATTGCCATCAATGGCTCCACCACAGCCACCAAAAGCACCTCCAGCACCTCCACCTTTGCCTCCATTTGCTACTTCATCTGTTCAAATATCACCATCAACACCACCCAAGATCTTGCATATAAAAGATGATACTTTTAAAGAGATTCACAGTAAACATATATCTGCTGAAACCAGACATACTCAGCCATCTTTTATAAATACCGATAATGATCAAAAAATCAATGTTGGAAAAATCAAACAGGAGCTTGAAGCTTTACTGTCCTCTCCCGTAAAAGAAGACTTAAAAGTGGGAAGTCTTAAACAATTTCAGCATGGTCCAGAAAGTCCAAAAAAGACACCTAATGATAAAGTAGCTTCACTAAGAGGTGGagaaaacacattagttaattcATTAATGATGAAAGTTCCACTCCTTCCTAAACAGCCAGTTGTAGaggatactgatactgatacatcTGAATGGCTTCCAAAGAATAACATGACTGATATTAAAATTCCAGAGCCTGATTATTTGCCTGCATCTAGTCAACCAATTTATAACTATAAACAGCCTGCATCATATACCATGACCAAGAAAATAACAGTAGAATCCGCTCCACATCCCATGACCGAGGAGATAACAGTAGAATCAGCTCCACATTCCATAACCAAGGAGATAATAGTAGAATTAACTCCACATCCCATGATCAAGGAGATAACAGTAGAATCAGCTCCATTACCAACAAAATCATCAGATGAATTGAATACTGGTGAAACTCTGATTCCATCATATAAGCCACATCATGCAAGAAGGGTCTCTGCTGGAAGTTGGACCACAGTACCTGTCTCATCAGTGCCATCTAAGTCAGAGCCAGTTTTGAGTTTAAAAGCAGACACTGATCAAGAGCCTAAGGAAGCTTCACCTCCTCTAGCATCTTTAGTTAAGTCAACATTATCCCTGAGAGAAAATGAAAGTGCATTCAATCACCCAGTTACTGGGGAGAAGGTTGATGAATGCTCTCCAATGGCATTGctcatggcagcaaagaaacgtGCACAAAAAGGATCACGTTCTATTGAACGCAGTAATCTGCCTAAAGTTTCTGTTTCTAATGGAGTTGTGTTAAGTTCATTAACTTCTCATAACAGTGATATAAATAATCCTAAAACATTTGTTGTTGTGCCCAGGGATGAGACCACACAACAAGCTCTACTAAAGGGTAGCTCAAGTTACTTAAATGACTCTGGTACTGTCTCATTTTTAGGCAGCAGTACAgataaatatgaaaacaatttaGAGTGGATTGATCAAGGTCAACCAAAGCCTACTGTGAGCATTCAAATGTTTGACTCTCAGCATCCCAGTGAAGACAACACTAGAAGGTGGAGTATACTTAATTCCAGTAGTACAAACAAGATACAGGACTCTTTAAGTCCACAAATCAAGGTCATTCACCCTATTGCTAAAAATAATATATCTCCAAAAGTAGAGAAATTTAATATATCTTCATTCCCTTCATCTAGTCCCGTTTTGGGGACAAATGATGAGATGGGATATAAAATGATTCCACCTCCTGCACAGTTTATGAATAATCCAACTGTGCCAAACATGAGCATTCATAATACAGAGCAAAAAGAAAGGTCTTTCATTTATGGCAATAATATTATATCTGATTATAGTAAGCCCTCCTATGAGCAAAACTATAAATCAAATCAGACCATCATTTCCCAGACAATAAACAGCAGGGACAGATACTTGGATGATCATTCCATCACTGGACTTTCTAGAGATTCACACAAAGGTTCTCTTATTAAGAAAAGACTGTACATGCCTGAGCCAGAGACTTCAATAAACTATGGGAAAACAAGTACGTTAAGGTCTGCAGCTTTGCCGACACCATATAGCCATAGGCTGCCCCAGACCAGTCCAACCATGGTTTTTGATCCTCGGCGTACCAACTCTACAACAAGGTACCTTGCGCAAGGAAGGAGAGTGTCCACAGAAAATCTCATCAGGGCAGTACCTTCTCAAAGTGATATGAAATACAACGCCCAAAATCCTGAGTATCCAGCTTCTAGACCAAGCAG ACCTCAAACTTCCTACCAAGGTTTGACCTTCAGTGTGAGACCCGGCACTAGACAGCCTATTTCAAATACCTACCAAGGAGGATACCTGTGA